From Coriobacteriaceae bacterium, a single genomic window includes:
- the cysE gene encoding serine O-acetyltransferase, which translates to MSFINTIREDIKTVQAQDPAAQNGLVIFLSYPGLHAKWNHVPEHWLWEHGHRSLARVLSQITRHITGVEIHPAAQIGKHFFIDHAMGVVIGETTIVGDNCVLYQGVTLGGTGNETGKRHPTLGNNVTVGTGAKVLGNIRIGNNVKIGGNSVVVKDVPDNCTVVGVPGRIIKRNGCRVFEESFDAKQHREYMPDDAAEQSALNRQGITENARRVKELEREVAELKALVAKLVDEH; encoded by the coding sequence GTGAGCTTTATCAATACCATTCGCGAGGACATCAAGACCGTCCAAGCGCAGGACCCCGCCGCGCAAAACGGCCTGGTCATTTTCCTTTCGTACCCCGGTCTGCATGCCAAGTGGAACCACGTACCCGAGCACTGGCTCTGGGAGCATGGTCATCGCTCACTCGCCCGTGTGCTCTCGCAAATCACCCGCCACATCACCGGCGTCGAGATTCATCCCGCCGCGCAAATTGGCAAGCACTTCTTTATCGACCACGCCATGGGCGTCGTCATCGGCGAGACCACCATTGTGGGCGACAACTGCGTGCTCTACCAGGGCGTCACGCTCGGCGGTACCGGCAACGAGACCGGCAAGCGCCACCCCACCCTGGGCAACAACGTCACCGTGGGCACGGGCGCCAAGGTGCTCGGCAACATTCGCATCGGCAACAACGTCAAGATCGGCGGCAACTCGGTCGTCGTTAAAGACGTGCCCGACAACTGCACCGTCGTTGGCGTGCCGGGACGCATCATCAAGCGCAACGGCTGCCGCGTGTTCGAAGAAAGCTTCGATGCCAAGCAGCATCGCGAGTACATGCCCGATGACGCCGCCGAGCAGAGCGCCCTCAACCGCCAGGGCATCACCGAGAATGCCCGCCGCGTCAAGGAACTCGAGCGAGAGGTGGCGGAGCTCAAGGCCCTCGTCGCCAAGCTCGTGGACGAGCACTAG
- a CDS encoding ABC transporter ATP-binding protein/permease — MTEELKKQGGVDDAAAAGLVEETAAASTELDDAAKAAAEREARRQALYEENERAEDERARAEAERMRDVDDEDEDETPRDTWATVRRLWSEAAGDHWRFYIVFASIVFYVIFNTAAPAYSARVIDELWGHIQVAFANNATFSITWENCGRTIFIYFLIWTAAASFYALQSFLMSSVAERLNLRLRNRIAQKLSRLPLAYFDAHRPGEVVSRATNDLDKMSESMQRGLLQLLVSIGTVTGAIIMMFVYSVRLTLIFLGFTAVSLLVTKVVSRRTHDVTGERQEWVSKITSAVEEGYSGRLVIRAFNREHQSSAEVHEASGELARVSTKADFMINAVGPAVRFIGRLAQIVIALVGCSMLVAGHMTVGVFQAFFQFIYEASEPMTQLSFTFNSLQSALASAERVFDLLDEPEMEADPQPGEAANLPGRVEGRVAFEHVRFGYTPEKPLMRDVSFTAEPGQKIAVVGTTGAGKTTLINLLMRFYEIDGGRITLDGVDTRLMNRGELRQQFGMVLQDAWLFDGTIAENIAYGCPEATRDEIVAAARAAQVDFFVRTMPQGYDTRVANDAESISQGQRQLLTIARVLLNNPAILILDEATSSVDTRTELAIGRAMDALMHGRTSFVIAHRLSTIVDADLILVMDHGNIIEQGTHKELLAAEGAYADLYLSQFA; from the coding sequence ATGACCGAGGAGCTCAAGAAGCAGGGCGGCGTTGATGACGCCGCTGCCGCGGGACTGGTCGAGGAAACGGCTGCCGCGTCGACCGAGCTGGATGACGCCGCCAAGGCTGCAGCCGAGCGCGAGGCTCGCCGCCAAGCGCTCTACGAGGAAAACGAACGTGCCGAGGACGAGCGCGCCCGCGCCGAGGCAGAGCGTATGCGCGACGTGGACGACGAAGACGAGGACGAGACGCCTCGGGATACCTGGGCGACGGTGCGCCGCCTGTGGAGTGAGGCTGCCGGCGACCATTGGCGCTTCTATATCGTGTTCGCGAGCATTGTGTTCTATGTCATCTTTAACACCGCCGCGCCGGCATATAGCGCCCGCGTGATCGATGAGCTGTGGGGCCACATTCAGGTGGCGTTTGCCAACAACGCCACCTTCAGCATCACCTGGGAGAACTGCGGCAGGACTATCTTCATCTACTTTTTGATTTGGACGGCCGCTGCCTCGTTCTATGCGCTCCAGAGCTTTTTGATGTCGAGCGTCGCTGAGCGACTCAACTTGCGTCTGCGCAACCGCATCGCGCAGAAGCTCAGCCGCCTGCCGCTCGCCTACTTTGACGCGCATCGCCCCGGCGAAGTGGTCAGCCGCGCGACCAACGACTTGGACAAGATGTCCGAGAGTATGCAGCGCGGATTGCTGCAGCTGCTGGTATCGATCGGTACCGTGACGGGCGCCATCATCATGATGTTCGTCTATAGCGTTAGGCTCACGTTGATCTTTTTGGGTTTTACGGCGGTATCGCTGCTGGTGACCAAGGTGGTTTCGCGCCGTACGCATGATGTGACGGGCGAGCGTCAGGAGTGGGTGTCCAAAATCACGAGCGCGGTCGAGGAAGGCTATTCGGGCCGTTTGGTGATTCGCGCATTCAACCGTGAGCACCAGAGCTCTGCCGAGGTGCACGAGGCCTCGGGCGAGCTGGCCCGCGTGAGCACCAAGGCCGACTTTATGATCAACGCCGTCGGACCCGCGGTTCGCTTTATCGGTCGCCTGGCGCAGATCGTGATTGCGCTCGTGGGCTGCAGCATGCTGGTTGCCGGTCACATGACCGTCGGCGTGTTCCAGGCGTTCTTCCAGTTTATCTACGAGGCGTCCGAACCCATGACGCAGCTGTCGTTCACTTTCAACTCGCTGCAGAGCGCGCTGGCGAGTGCGGAGCGCGTGTTCGACCTGCTCGATGAGCCCGAGATGGAGGCCGATCCGCAGCCGGGCGAGGCTGCCAATCTGCCGGGTCGCGTGGAGGGCCGCGTCGCTTTTGAGCATGTGCGCTTTGGCTACACGCCCGAAAAGCCGCTCATGCGCGACGTGTCGTTTACCGCCGAACCGGGTCAGAAGATTGCGGTGGTGGGAACCACGGGTGCGGGTAAGACCACGCTCATCAACCTGCTCATGCGCTTCTACGAGATTGACGGCGGCCGCATTACGCTCGACGGTGTGGATACGCGCCTCATGAACCGCGGTGAGCTACGTCAGCAGTTTGGCATGGTGCTGCAGGACGCCTGGCTGTTCGACGGCACGATTGCCGAAAACATCGCCTACGGCTGCCCCGAGGCAACGCGCGACGAGATCGTGGCTGCCGCCCGCGCCGCGCAGGTCGACTTCTTTGTGCGCACCATGCCGCAGGGCTACGACACGCGCGTGGCCAATGATGCCGAAAGCATCAGCCAGGGCCAGCGTCAGCTGCTGACCATTGCGCGCGTGCTGCTCAACAACCCGGCGATTCTCATTCTGGATGAGGCGACGTCGAGCGTGGACACGCGTACCGAGCTTGCCATCGGCCGTGCCATGGACGCGCTCATGCATGGGCGCACGAGCTTTGTGATCGCACATCGCCTGTCGACGATCGTGGATGCCGACCTGATTCTGGTCATGGATCACGGCAACATTATCGAGCAAGGCACGCATAAGGAACTGCTGGCTGCCGAGGGTGCTTACGCCGACCTCTATCTGAGTCAGTTCGCATAA
- a CDS encoding ABC transporter ATP-binding protein/permease, with the protein MRFMKPYRGLVAVTLLVLLVDNVGTLLVPTMLANMVNTGITTGDVDYILRNGLYMFIATSMASGGTVLGCYLSARLAANVACDIRNAVYDKSLELAASDFERFGTGSMITRSLNDINVIQQAILQTIQLVLPVPFLAVAGIIFAWFIDPAMGTLLGVVVAIVLVAAVFTVANAAPIFMRLQGFIDRMNVVLRENIVGVRVIRAFNKERHEERRLDEVFSEYAANAIKVNHLFVGLDSSSFFLMNIAEVAVLWVGGNRVGAHAMQIASISAVLEYAILILFFVMMAQMVVLTLPRAAACLSRAHQVLEIEPSIVDGQRTLDAAASDSKDGVDAVAVFDHMSFRFDDADEDTLCDLSFACRRGQTTAIVGSTGSGKSTVAKLLLRFHDATKGSIRLNGVDLRELTQDEIRGRIAYVPQKAWLFSGTVASNLRFGNEGATEGDMLHALEVAQSTFVLDQPQGLDTPVAQGGTNFSGGQRQRLAIARALMKHADLYIFDDSFSALDFKTDAALRHALQDETRDAAVLIIAQRISTILHADQIVVLKDGEVVGLGTHGELMETCEVYRAIAESQMKGGE; encoded by the coding sequence ATGAGGTTTATGAAGCCATATCGAGGGCTTGTCGCAGTGACGCTGCTGGTGCTGCTGGTGGATAACGTCGGTACGCTGTTGGTTCCCACGATGCTGGCGAACATGGTCAACACCGGTATTACCACGGGCGATGTCGACTACATTTTACGCAACGGCCTATACATGTTTATCGCGACCAGCATGGCTAGCGGCGGCACGGTGCTGGGCTGCTATCTTTCGGCGCGCCTGGCCGCCAACGTGGCTTGCGATATCCGCAATGCCGTGTACGACAAATCGCTCGAGCTCGCGGCCAGCGATTTTGAGCGCTTTGGCACCGGATCGATGATCACGCGCTCGCTCAACGACATCAACGTGATTCAGCAGGCTATCCTGCAGACGATTCAGTTGGTGCTGCCGGTGCCGTTCTTGGCCGTCGCGGGCATCATTTTTGCTTGGTTCATCGATCCTGCCATGGGCACGCTTCTGGGCGTAGTCGTTGCGATTGTGCTGGTGGCGGCGGTCTTTACGGTTGCCAACGCGGCGCCGATTTTTATGCGCCTACAGGGCTTTATCGACCGCATGAACGTGGTGCTGCGCGAGAATATTGTGGGCGTGCGCGTCATCCGTGCGTTTAACAAGGAGCGCCACGAGGAACGGCGTCTGGACGAGGTGTTTAGCGAATACGCCGCCAACGCCATCAAAGTCAACCACCTGTTTGTGGGCCTCGACAGCTCAAGCTTCTTTTTGATGAACATCGCCGAGGTGGCGGTGCTGTGGGTGGGCGGCAACCGCGTAGGCGCCCACGCCATGCAGATTGCGAGTATCTCGGCGGTGCTGGAGTATGCAATTCTGATCCTGTTCTTTGTGATGATGGCCCAGATGGTGGTGCTGACGCTTCCGCGTGCCGCGGCATGCCTAAGCCGTGCACACCAAGTGCTGGAGATTGAGCCGAGCATCGTCGATGGCCAGCGTACGCTTGATGCGGCCGCGTCCGACTCAAAGGACGGGGTCGATGCGGTTGCCGTGTTCGATCACATGTCGTTTCGCTTTGACGATGCTGACGAGGACACCCTGTGCGACCTGAGCTTTGCCTGTCGTCGCGGGCAGACCACCGCGATCGTTGGCTCGACAGGCTCGGGCAAATCGACGGTGGCAAAGCTTCTGCTGCGCTTCCACGATGCCACCAAGGGCTCCATTCGCCTGAATGGTGTGGACCTACGCGAGCTTACGCAAGACGAAATCCGCGGGCGCATTGCCTATGTGCCGCAGAAGGCGTGGCTGTTCTCGGGCACGGTGGCGAGCAACCTTCGCTTTGGTAACGAAGGCGCGACCGAGGGCGACATGCTTCACGCGCTTGAGGTTGCCCAGAGCACCTTTGTACTCGACCAACCGCAGGGGCTCGATACCCCGGTGGCGCAGGGCGGTACGAACTTTTCGGGCGGCCAGCGCCAGCGTTTGGCAATCGCCCGTGCGCTCATGAAGCATGCCGATCTATATATCTTCGATGACAGTTTTTCGGCCCTGGACTTTAAGACCGATGCCGCCCTGCGCCATGCGTTGCAAGACGAGACGCGTGACGCTGCGGTGCTCATCATCGCGCAGCGCATCTCGACGATCTTGCACGCCGACCAGATCGTCGTGCTCAAGGATGGCGAGGTTGTGGGTCTGGGCACGCATGGCGAGCTTATGGAAACCTGCGAGGTGTACCGCGCCATCGCGGAATCGCAGATGAAGGGAGGTGAGTAG
- a CDS encoding VTT domain-containing protein, producing the protein MGFINFIAELLKDPRTAIASWIAAGPLMAYGCVFLIIFIETGVVFFPFLPGDSLLFASGFFAHNGGFNIVALLAVAWAAAILGDQCNFMIGHFFGKKIIASGKVKAMTPERIKKSEDFLDKWGHLAIFLGRFFPFIRTFVPFIAGMGGMHWRNFVIFNVLGGITWSTVFTLLGYFFGGIPFVQEHFELLIIGIVAVSIIPTVVGLVKAKLGKKNA; encoded by the coding sequence ATGGGTTTTATCAATTTCATTGCCGAGCTGCTTAAGGATCCACGCACTGCGATCGCCAGCTGGATTGCCGCCGGCCCGCTCATGGCCTACGGCTGCGTGTTCCTGATCATCTTTATCGAGACGGGCGTGGTGTTCTTCCCGTTCCTTCCCGGCGATTCGCTGCTGTTTGCCTCGGGCTTCTTTGCCCACAACGGTGGCTTTAACATCGTGGCTTTGCTGGCCGTTGCATGGGCCGCTGCCATCTTGGGCGATCAGTGCAACTTTATGATCGGCCATTTCTTTGGCAAAAAGATCATTGCCTCGGGCAAGGTCAAGGCCATGACGCCCGAGCGCATCAAAAAGTCCGAGGACTTCTTGGACAAGTGGGGCCACCTGGCCATCTTCCTGGGCCGCTTCTTCCCGTTTATTCGCACCTTTGTGCCCTTTATCGCCGGCATGGGCGGCATGCACTGGCGCAACTTTGTCATTTTTAACGTGCTGGGCGGCATTACCTGGTCGACGGTCTTTACGCTGCTGGGCTACTTCTTTGGCGGCATTCCCTTTGTGCAGGAGCACTTTGAGCTGCTGATTATCGGTATCGTCGCCGTGTCGATCATCCCGACCGTGGTCGGCTTGGTTAAGGCTAAGCTGGGCAAAAAGAACGCGTAG
- the tadA gene encoding tRNA adenosine(34) deaminase TadA codes for MTITEIDEKFMREALAEARAAAAVGEVPIGAVVVCAGEIVARAHNRRELDQDPSAHAEFAALCAAAQALGRWRLSDCTVYVTLEPCCMCAGLMVNARVGRCVYGAADAKAGALGSLYDLNADSRLNHRFNVTAGVLTDECRAVLSSYFAGLRGVDGGGCGCGSDLEAHAAHAAALADADEVAGAAVDFGPVQRRPRRVLLAIDSFKGSVSSAQAESAVAEGVCRVWPDAEVSTLPLADGGEGTLDAVAACGGEIVTCEVAGPLGERVSARMLLDTERESAVIEMAEAAGIGYSPCTESAALAASTYGVGELMLRAVRARAKTLYIGLGGSATNDGGAGMLQALGARLVDDRGCDIAPGLAGLEQVTGVDLVPAVRALDGVRIVVLSDVENPLVGRRGALAVFGGQKGLPTDDAETLYKYDSWMVDYGRLLDTAIAEARAQGLLRVSEGARTFGSVLGVPGAGAAGGLGAALLALGAELRSGVETVLDLVGFDERVHDVDLVITGEGNMDEQSAAGKAPVGVARRAKRHGKPVVAVVGGRAGNLDAVYEQGVDLVLPICRKPMSLDQALDPQEATTNLICAGEAAAQAYDLARL; via the coding sequence ATGACGATCACCGAAATCGACGAGAAGTTCATGCGCGAGGCGCTGGCTGAGGCGCGCGCTGCCGCGGCGGTGGGCGAGGTGCCCATTGGTGCCGTGGTGGTGTGCGCAGGCGAGATCGTCGCGCGGGCGCACAATCGTCGCGAGCTCGATCAGGACCCTTCGGCGCATGCTGAGTTTGCGGCCTTATGCGCCGCCGCTCAGGCGCTTGGCCGTTGGCGCCTTTCCGACTGCACGGTCTATGTGACGCTCGAGCCCTGCTGCATGTGCGCGGGCCTTATGGTCAACGCGCGCGTGGGGCGATGCGTGTATGGTGCGGCCGATGCCAAGGCGGGCGCGCTGGGTTCGCTGTACGACCTCAATGCCGATTCGCGCCTGAATCATCGGTTTAATGTGACGGCTGGCGTGCTGACGGACGAGTGCCGTGCGGTGCTGAGCAGCTATTTTGCCGGTTTGCGCGGCGTGGATGGCGGCGGTTGCGGCTGCGGGTCCGATCTTGAGGCGCATGCCGCTCATGCCGCGGCGCTGGCTGATGCCGACGAGGTTGCTGGTGCGGCGGTCGACTTTGGCCCCGTGCAGCGCCGACCGCGTCGCGTGCTGCTGGCAATCGACTCCTTTAAGGGCAGCGTGTCGAGCGCACAGGCGGAGTCGGCGGTTGCCGAGGGCGTGTGTCGCGTGTGGCCCGATGCCGAGGTGAGCACGCTGCCGCTGGCAGATGGCGGCGAGGGAACGCTCGACGCCGTTGCCGCGTGCGGCGGCGAGATTGTGACCTGCGAAGTGGCAGGTCCCTTGGGCGAGCGCGTGTCTGCCCGGATGTTGCTGGATACCGAGCGCGAATCGGCGGTCATCGAGATGGCCGAGGCGGCGGGGATTGGATATTCGCCCTGCACGGAGTCGGCGGCACTGGCAGCCTCGACCTATGGCGTGGGCGAGCTGATGCTTCGCGCGGTTCGCGCGCGGGCGAAGACTCTATATATAGGACTGGGCGGCAGCGCCACCAATGACGGCGGCGCCGGCATGCTACAGGCGTTGGGTGCGCGTCTTGTCGACGACCGCGGCTGTGATATTGCGCCGGGGCTTGCGGGCCTTGAGCAAGTGACTGGGGTTGATCTGGTGCCGGCGGTACGGGCACTGGATGGCGTGCGTATCGTCGTGCTTTCCGATGTCGAGAATCCGCTTGTGGGACGTCGTGGCGCGCTGGCGGTGTTCGGCGGACAGAAGGGTCTGCCGACGGATGATGCCGAGACGCTGTACAAGTACGACAGCTGGATGGTCGACTACGGCCGCCTGCTCGATACGGCGATCGCCGAGGCTCGAGCTCAGGGGTTACTGCGCGTGTCCGAGGGCGCGCGGACGTTTGGTTCGGTGCTCGGCGTGCCCGGCGCGGGCGCTGCCGGTGGGCTGGGGGCTGCCTTGTTGGCACTTGGCGCCGAGCTGCGCTCGGGCGTGGAGACGGTGCTCGACCTTGTGGGGTTTGATGAGCGCGTGCACGATGTGGACCTGGTCATAACGGGTGAGGGCAACATGGACGAGCAGTCCGCCGCCGGTAAGGCGCCAGTGGGCGTGGCACGTCGCGCCAAGCGCCATGGCAAGCCGGTGGTCGCCGTCGTGGGCGGTCGCGCCGGCAACCTGGATGCGGTATACGAGCAAGGCGTCGACCTGGTGCTGCCGATTTGTCGCAAGCCCATGTCCCTCGACCAAGCGCTCGATCCGCAGGAAGCCACAACCAACCTCATCTGCGCCGGCGAAGCCGCCGCCCAAGCCTATGACCTCGCTCGCCTCTAA
- a CDS encoding IS110 family transposase, translating to MEGETVIAGVDTHKDVHVLCLLDGLGRKIRSGSFGADPEGYDRLAGAIGDPGSCLVVGVEGTASYGAGLTRRLVELGCNVVEVLRPKRDKARPGEGKSDPLDAERAARKAASGRGCSVPKSQDGWVEAVRQLYVARRLAVATSTSCVACAKSMLTTAPGALRERFGGRERPKDLMPLLARGRKAASALEESVLASLRSVAAVWKEARSQVESLDARIRALLEANAPALLGVEGCGTTTAAALVVAAGDNPGRLKGEAAFSMLCGVSPIPASSGKTERHRLNRGGNRQANWALYEIAIKRMAYDERTRRYVARRTSEGKSRREAVRCLKRYIAREVYRVLMDPNPDGAAPEGPELAKMRKAMRVTQKKAAAELGLSAATLGHLERGKRRSTKLERRYYELLCELERALPQTAS from the coding sequence ATGGAAGGCGAAACGGTCATCGCGGGCGTCGACACGCACAAGGACGTGCATGTCCTGTGCCTGCTCGACGGCCTCGGGAGGAAGATCCGGAGCGGGAGCTTCGGGGCCGACCCCGAGGGCTACGACAGGCTGGCGGGGGCGATAGGCGACCCGGGGAGCTGCCTGGTCGTCGGCGTCGAGGGCACGGCATCGTACGGGGCCGGGCTGACGAGGAGGCTCGTGGAGCTCGGGTGCAACGTCGTCGAGGTGCTCAGGCCCAAGAGGGACAAGGCGAGGCCCGGCGAGGGGAAGAGCGACCCGCTGGACGCCGAGCGCGCGGCGCGCAAGGCGGCGTCCGGGAGGGGCTGCTCCGTGCCGAAGTCGCAGGACGGCTGGGTCGAGGCGGTGCGCCAGCTCTACGTCGCGCGCAGGCTGGCCGTCGCGACGTCCACGTCCTGCGTGGCCTGCGCGAAGTCGATGCTCACGACGGCCCCGGGCGCCCTGAGGGAGCGGTTCGGGGGCCGCGAGCGGCCGAAGGACCTCATGCCGCTGCTCGCGCGCGGGAGGAAGGCGGCCAGCGCGCTCGAGGAGAGCGTGCTGGCCTCGCTGCGGTCCGTCGCGGCGGTCTGGAAGGAGGCCCGCAGCCAGGTCGAGTCCCTCGACGCGCGCATCCGCGCGCTGCTGGAGGCGAACGCGCCCGCGCTGCTCGGCGTCGAGGGCTGCGGCACGACGACCGCCGCCGCCCTGGTCGTGGCCGCCGGCGACAACCCCGGCAGGCTGAAGGGCGAGGCGGCGTTCTCGATGCTGTGCGGCGTCTCCCCGATCCCCGCGTCGAGCGGGAAGACGGAACGGCACAGGCTCAACCGCGGCGGCAACCGGCAGGCGAACTGGGCGCTCTACGAGATCGCGATCAAGCGCATGGCGTACGACGAGAGGACGAGGAGGTACGTGGCGAGGCGAACCTCCGAGGGGAAGTCCCGGCGGGAGGCGGTCCGCTGCCTGAAGCGCTACATAGCGCGGGAGGTGTACCGCGTGCTCATGGACCCGAACCCCGACGGCGCCGCGCCGGAGGGCCCCGAGCTCGCGAAGATGCGCAAGGCGATGCGGGTGACTCAGAAGAAAGCCGCCGCGGAGCTCGGCCTGTCCGCAGCCACACTCGGGCACTTGGAACGGGGGAAACGGCGGTCGACGAAACTGGAGAGGAGGTATTACGAGCTCCTGTGCGAATTGGAGAGAGCGCTCCCGCAAACTGCCTCTTGA
- a CDS encoding LemA family protein: protein MITVIIGIVVVIAIVCAIAGIYNNMVTKRNRIDNAWQNIDTQLQRRNDLIPNLVETVKGYAKHEQETLSAVISARNTAVKATTPEAKMEADNVLTGALRQLFAVAEAYPDLKANTNFTQLQASLEDTENKISYARQSYNDCVLSYNNAIQTFPAVIFAGIFQFKERQGFEAAEAARQAPTVKF from the coding sequence ATGATTACCGTCATCATCGGCATCGTTGTTGTCATTGCGATTGTCTGCGCCATCGCCGGCATCTACAACAACATGGTCACCAAGCGCAACCGCATCGACAACGCGTGGCAGAACATCGACACGCAGCTGCAGCGTCGCAACGACCTGATCCCCAACCTGGTCGAGACCGTCAAGGGCTATGCCAAGCACGAGCAGGAGACGCTCTCCGCCGTGATCAGCGCACGCAACACCGCCGTCAAGGCGACCACGCCCGAGGCCAAGATGGAAGCCGACAACGTGCTGACCGGTGCCCTGCGTCAGCTCTTCGCCGTAGCCGAAGCCTACCCCGACCTTAAGGCAAACACCAACTTTACGCAGCTGCAGGCATCGCTCGAGGATACCGAGAACAAGATTAGCTATGCACGCCAGAGCTACAACGATTGCGTGCTCAGCTACAACAACGCCATCCAGACGTTCCCGGCCGTCATCTTTGCCGGCATCTTCCAGTTTAAGGAGCGCCAGGGCTTCGAGGCCGCCGAGGCCGCCCGCCAGGCACCGACCGTCAAGTTCTAG
- a CDS encoding TetR/AcrR family transcriptional regulator gives MDLRIKKTYRALFDAFTELLEEHRFEDLTVAMLCERAMIRRTTFYKHFRDKNDYFAFYVDELMSGLPQKRTGKGSAVSADDVRVLRHEVFADAMDMILAHEQLMDNILESSMSGMLTSMICDRIAHSIRERVMSTLDESALAPVSLETTSEFIAGGIIRLFTKWWESGHDLESRPEIADVVDALFERTMTPVHH, from the coding sequence ATGGATCTGCGCATTAAGAAAACCTATCGTGCCTTGTTCGATGCCTTTACCGAGCTACTCGAAGAGCATCGCTTTGAGGACCTTACGGTCGCCATGCTGTGCGAGCGTGCCATGATCCGCCGCACGACGTTCTACAAGCATTTCCGTGACAAGAACGATTACTTTGCCTTTTATGTCGACGAGCTTATGTCGGGGCTGCCGCAGAAGCGGACCGGTAAGGGGAGCGCGGTGTCGGCCGACGACGTGCGCGTGCTTCGCCATGAGGTGTTTGCCGACGCCATGGACATGATCCTGGCACATGAGCAGCTCATGGATAACATCCTGGAGAGCAGCATGTCGGGCATGCTGACCAGCATGATTTGCGACCGCATTGCCCATTCCATTCGCGAGCGCGTGATGAGCACGCTTGACGAGAGCGCCTTGGCCCCCGTATCGCTCGAGACGACATCGGAGTTTATCGCCGGCGGCATTATTCGCTTGTTTACAAAATGGTGGGAATCGGGTCACGATCTTGAGAGCCGACCCGAGATTGCCGACGTAGTCGATGCACTGTTTGAACGGACCATGACGCCGGTGCATCACTAA
- a CDS encoding branched-chain amino acid aminotransferase, whose product MTVEKKDIDWGSLGFGYMKTDYSYEAHWKDGEWDEGGLTTDHTMHVSECGGIFHYCQEVFEGLKAYTAEDGSIVCFRPDMNAERMYNSAERLEMPPFPKDKFVEAVKQVVSANAAWVPPFGSGATLYVRPFMIGSGDVIGVAPAPEYTFRILVTPVGPYFKGGLKPVKLRVSEYDRAAPHGTGNIKAGLNYAMSLKPTMEAHREGYAENLYLDSESRTYVEETGGANVLFVKEDGTLVVPQSHTDSILPSITRRSLVQVAEDLGMTVDQRPVEWAEVKAGTFVECGLCGTAAVISPVGEIDNKVYGADETVTFPAGYTEIGPVMKKLRETLTGIQSGAVEDKHNWVYVVA is encoded by the coding sequence ATGACTGTCGAGAAGAAGGATATCGATTGGGGTAGCCTCGGCTTTGGCTACATGAAGACCGACTACAGCTACGAGGCCCATTGGAAGGACGGCGAGTGGGACGAGGGCGGCCTGACCACCGACCACACCATGCACGTCTCCGAGTGCGGCGGCATCTTCCATTACTGCCAGGAGGTCTTTGAGGGCCTGAAGGCCTACACCGCCGAGGACGGCAGCATCGTCTGCTTCCGCCCCGACATGAACGCCGAGCGTATGTACAACTCCGCCGAGCGCCTCGAGATGCCCCCGTTCCCCAAGGACAAGTTCGTCGAGGCCGTCAAGCAGGTCGTTTCTGCCAACGCCGCATGGGTTCCGCCCTTCGGCTCCGGCGCAACCCTGTATGTGCGCCCGTTTATGATCGGCTCCGGTGACGTGATCGGCGTGGCTCCCGCTCCTGAGTACACGTTCCGCATTCTCGTGACCCCGGTCGGTCCGTACTTTAAGGGCGGCCTCAAGCCCGTCAAGCTGCGCGTTTCCGAGTACGACCGCGCTGCACCGCACGGCACCGGCAACATCAAGGCCGGCCTCAACTATGCCATGTCCCTCAAGCCCACGATGGAGGCTCACCGCGAGGGCTATGCCGAGAACCTGTATCTCGACTCCGAGTCCCGCACCTATGTCGAGGAGACCGGTGGCGCCAACGTCCTGTTCGTGAAGGAGGACGGCACGCTCGTCGTTCCGCAGTCGCACACCGACTCCATCCTGCCCTCCATCACCCGCCGTTCGCTCGTTCAGGTTGCCGAGGACCTGGGCATGACCGTTGACCAGCGTCCCGTCGAGTGGGCCGAGGTCAAGGCCGGCACCTTCGTTGAGTGCGGCCTGTGCGGCACCGCCGCCGTCATCTCCCCGGTTGGCGAGATCGACAACAAGGTCTATGGCGCCGACGAGACCGTGACCTTCCCGGCTGGCTACACCGAGATCGGCCCTGTGATGAAGAAGCTCCGCGAGACCCTGACCGGCATTCAGTCTGGTGCCGTTGAGGATAAGCATAACTGGGTTTACGTCGTCGCGTAA